A section of the Triticum dicoccoides isolate Atlit2015 ecotype Zavitan chromosome 7A, WEW_v2.0, whole genome shotgun sequence genome encodes:
- the LOC119329719 gene encoding uncharacterized vacuolar membrane protein YML018C-like, which produces MGSSAVQRDSVSAPGNMECADDPGSSSSSRSKWGNMMRNDTWRWCLGLIYIVAIAGIWIAASYIVQSVVDGGVSPFLITYICNSLFIVYIPIVEFARYFEDSIDNLWSKLKGKDGADLQQLADLESVNLLQRSGQEGNAASPLSEDNLTSNANFPIHTELGVADCSKGLDAKGRWTRARTARVSMLVCPFWFLAQLTFNLSLRYTTVTSNTILSSTSTLFTFLVALVFLGETFTWLKLISVLLCIAGTIIVSLADSGSTLNAVATNPLLGDFLSIVSAGLYAVYITLIRKKLPDEKEGQGQVSMAQFLGFLGLFNMLFFLPVALVLNFAKLEPFHTLTWEQVGLIVGKGLLDNVLSDYLWAKAILLTTTTVATAGLTIQVPIAALVDTLTGHAPQLLNYIGAAAVLVGFAGINIPSDVLQPSHHQQDQQEAPIVSIVDDSHHSSSDRNSTDAVS; this is translated from the exons ATGGGCTCCTCCGCCGTCCAGCGCGACTCCGTCTCCGCGCCAG GAAACATGGAGTGTGCTGATGACcccggcagcagcagcagtagcagaagcAAGTGGGGCAACATGATGAGAAACGACACTTGGAGGTGGTGTTTAGGGCTGATTTACATCGTCGCTATCGCGGGCATATGGATCGCTGCGAGCTACATCGTTCAGTCTGTCGTGGATGGCGGTGTTTCCCCCTTCTTGATCACGTACATATGCAATTCTCTGTTTATTGTCTACATCCCCATAGTTGAGTTCGCTCGCTACTTCGAGGATTCTATCGACAACCTGTGGTCAAAGTTGAAAGGCAAGGATGGCGCAGACCTGCAGCAGCTTGCGGATCTGGAGAGTGTGAATCTTCTACAGAGAAGCGGGCAGGAGGGCAATGCAGCCTCACCCCTGTCAGAAGACAATTTGACTTCAAATGCGAACTTCCCTATCCATACAGAGCTAGGTGTTGCAGATTGCAGCAAGGGGTTGGATGCAAAAGGGCGCTGGACGCGTGCTCGTACAGCCAGAGTCAGCATGCTAGTCTGCCCTTTTTGGTTTCTCGCACAGCTTACATTCAATCTGTCTCTAAGATACACCACTGTTACA TCAAACACGATCCTGAGCAGCACGTCTACCCTCTTCACTTTCCTGGTTGCATTGGTATTTCTTGGAGAAACATTCACATGGTTGAAGCTGATCAGTGTGCTTCTCTGCATAGCAGGAACAATTATAGTTAGTCTTGCTGATTCAGGCAGTACACTGAATGCTGTTGCCACAAATCCTCTTCTTGGAGACTTCCTTTCTATTGTTTCAGCTGGCTTATATGCCGTGTATATCACCTTGATACGGAAAAAGTTGCCTGATGAGAAAGAAGGTCAAGGCCAAGTGAGTATGGCTCAGTTTCTTGGATTCCTGGGACTGTTCAATATGTTGTTTTTCCTTCCCGTTGCGTTGGTGCTAAATTTTGCCAAGCTGGAGCCGTTCCACACACTGACATGGGAGCAAGTTGGCCTGATTGTTGGGAAAG GTTTGTTAGATAATGTTCTAAGTGACTACTTATGGGCAAAAGCAATTCTTCTCACAACAACCACCGTTGCTACAGCCGGTCTCACGATCCAAGTTCCTATTGCTGCCCTTGTGGACACGCTCACTGGTCATGCTCCCCAACTGCTGAACTACATCGGAGCTGCTGCTGTATTAGTCGGTTTTGCTGGCATCAACATCCCATCCGATGTGCTACAGCCTTCTCACCACCAGCAGGACCAGCAGGAAGCACCCATTGTTAGCATTGTTGATGACTCGCATCATTCGTCCAGTGATAGGAATTCTACCGATGCTGTTTCATAG